tatagttttttttttagactaATCTCTTTATTTGTTGTGCCTTTTTCAAGAAgtatttctaaatatttatttgttgtttccctaaaataataaaatagattatttttttaattttttgtacctttttcaaaaagtatttaaaaatttgaattttcgttttcaatattccataaaatattataatagactgttctatttatttgttgtaccTTTTTAAACAAGTATTTCTAAATTCTTAACCAAGtgttttaaattgataaagtacaaattaattacagATAGACTACTTGACTTTATGACAACTTTGTCTTTCAATACAACtccatacaaatttaaaaaaaaaaaacaaatcctTAAATGTACAACCTTTAACACTTAATTCGCTCTATTTCTccattatttaaaatcattcAATCTTTTGCTTGAGCTTaagttcctttttttttttgttgttcaggAAAAGTGAAAGAATGTAATTTGTTTACAGTGACAACTCcatagtttgttgtttttttgtataggCAACCTTTACTGTAGTCAAGAAGCTGTGAATTATTTGACGCTTTTCATTTCTATAGCAGCATTTTCTATTCATAGCTCCCGCTCTCATTTTGTCTCTCGCTtctgttttcctttttgtcTACTCTTTTCTCTACCTGTTTCCCTCTTGACCTGTCTCGTCGTCATTTGAGTTTTGCGCTATTCTGTTCTTTGTTTTGCGAGGCGCGCTGCAATTTGTCACTTTTTGCACTCGGCATGTCCTTTTGCTGTCTTGTGCTGTCCTGTTTCGACACTTGAGTCCTTGCGccatattaaaatttgtgtgtttggcgTTGACATTTCAGCTTGATTCGAGAAtggaatttgttaatttcgCATCGCAGTCAGGTGTGCTTAAGCTTTtcgaaattaaattccaaCTAACTTTAAGATCGAGTTCACGCCCAAGAAAAAGACGCAGTCGAAGACCCAAACTCAAAACCCAACTCAAAAAACTTATCGCTAAATTAGCGTGCCAAAGTTTTTAGATTGCGACACTTGGCAacccaacaaacaaacaaacaaacaagctaAAGCCGAGACTAGACTAGATAGAGGAGAGTTATACTACATAGAAGGAAAACCCAACCTGAGTGGGAGGGAGGCAGGGTTGAAAAATGCTTaaggaaaaacaattttgcatgAAAAATGTGCGCGACGCGCAGACGGACAAAACGAAGGGCCATAAATTTTCGTGGTAgacaagcagcaaaaaagaggagaacaacaacaacaacaataacaacaaataggAACTGGAAAGGAAGATGAAGGATGTTAGTCAGGATGTGGTCAGGATGAGGTTGCCTCCCCTGCTatgttttacatttatttggccAACAGATATGAGAGAGAGCACTCTTTACTGTCTTAGGTGTGTATCTTTAATAAGTATCTCTGAGCATTCTAATAATCTTCCTCGACTATGACATATGAAGGTGTTTTCTGCTAAGTTCCATTTCACGCCTACTTCCTACTCCGCTTAATATATGCAAAagtaaatgatttatttgctACTAGAATTTCATGATTCCTTTAAAGGCactttgcattgaaattcaatatgtAGTTCTTTCTAGGAAtttacacaaataaataataaacaaatacttcAACGTACAGTGAACTCTGTCGTTGCCAACAGTTGCTAagtttttatgtaaatattcaattctaaaaaaatattataattcctttccataaaatattaaatcaaataataccATACTTAATAGTATATTACTATTTAATAACCAATTACTAAttcaacacaatttttatttttattgaagtgggatatttgttcaaaatttgttgattttttgcttttcatattGGCACACTTcttaaagaataattttctTGTAATCTATAAAATCAAAGTCTTAATAACAAGTCCCAATTAATGTCAAAGTCTATCTACTAAAGGACAATTCATTATACAATTCCCGGTgagcaacaattaaatttctagTTGTAATATAACTATAAATGCTTAGTTCAAATAGcatgtaaatatttacaaaatttattagagATAAGCAACAATTTCGAGTGTCTCTAGACATGTGATAACTGCAAATTGATATCAAAGAAATTCCCCTAGGTGCACATAGAGAAATAAAAGTTAGCTTAGTTCATAAATGAACTAAGATTTGAACCAAACGAAAAGCAATCAAAAGCAAATGGAATAgctaataataacaaattgtaaataagtgttaagaaatactaaattctAAAATCATAATTCCTGATTGTAAtcgtattattttattgtaatcgtattattttattcagaTATGCAAAGGTATACTTTAGAGTATAAGACTTAGGCAAATGATAATCTATACTAAAGGAATTCCCCTTTGTGGGAAAAAcgctttaaattaattaaatttaagacCGAAACGGAAATGTAAACTCCTGAATTGAAACCTACTTTCTAAATATGTAAATCGAAATTGTTTATACCTCATTCTCAATTCAAGACTATATTcgttatacaatatatttatggcCAAAGTGTTCTTTAGAGAATCCAAAGCTTAGATAAGTTATAATGTAAATgcaatatatacaatatatacattatgCCTCAATGGGAAAAATGCATCAAGACGGAAAGCAGAATATAAAATCTCAATTTTCAgatttttaaatcttaaatcaatattgtttttttatttaatagaaagatGATAAACATTCTCAATTCAAGAGTGCACTCGTTTTACACATATTCATGGCAAAAGTATTCTTTAGAGAACCCAAAGCTTAGATAAGTTATACATTATACCACAATGGGAAAAAGCATTAAATTCAAGAAACAAAGTCGGAATTTAAAATCCTAAATTGTAGCCAAATTCAAGATTTGTAAATcttgaatgaaaattgtttctaCGTAATATAAACATGATAAACATTCTCAATTCACGACTGCACTCGTTTTACACATATTCATGGCAAAAGTATTCTTTAGAAAACCCAAACCCTAGACATTTGATAACAGCAAAGTGATACTAAAGAAATTCCCCTTTATACCATAGAGAGAATGTCGGTTACTCACCTTTTGTGCCTTGCAAGTGACGTTGATGGACTGAACATCGTGGGTCTGGTGTCGCTGCTCCCCGATGCACTGGCCACAGGCTGGCATCTTGCAGTTGAGACAATATTGAGAGAGGGTTTCCTCGTGCTCCCCGCACACCGATTCCCGAGCCTGGGCAGCGCCACGTGGCTTCACAAGCGTGTGCTTGGCCAGCGGACCACGAGCTGGGTGACAGAGTTCGCGACACTGATCGCAATAGCGGATCTCGCACTGCTCGCAGATGAGGGAGGCGACCTTGGGATCCGTTTCGCACATTTGGCAGCGCAAAGCTTCGCGGGCACAGAAACGATCCACGATCGCCTCCATGGCGCGGTATGTGGGCAAATTGCGTACGCCGCCATCGTCGAAGAAGACGAGTTTCCGGCACAGCGGACACGTCAAACAATATGCCGCACCCGGTGGCGCCACCACCGAACCTTGCAACAGTCCCTGCAACTGCCCGGTGCCCGCATACGACACGGGACGCGATGTGTTGGAGCAGCAAACGACTCCCGAGTCCGCCTCACTGAAGATGCTCACTTTATCGGATTGATCCTGATCCGAGGTGACGCTCTCGCTTCCGGTGGCCGAGCTTGCGGTGCTCGCCGCCGAGCTGTGTGAACTATGTCGTGTGCCTGGAGCTCCTCCGCCAGCTGCTCCCCCTGGTCCTCCTCCTACTCCTGTGCCCTGCTGTCCATTCACAGCGGAGACTCCTCCGGGTGCCACGCCTCCATTGGCGGTACCAGCTGGACCTCCGGGTGTGTAGGGTGTTTGTATGTCGAGAGCACAGCCCAGGCAGAGGGCGTGGAAGCAGGGCAAGAGCACGGGATTCGCATACAGCTGCTTGCAGGTGGGACAACGTAGTTCGTCCtccattttatttagttattaatattgttttgccAATTGggatagcacacacacactgacacttTTTGCACTGACTGTCAACTGTTAATTTGCACTCAGAAAATTCAGCGTTGATTACGCATTTTTAacagttgcttttgcttttcttttcttattttctttgaaCACTCAAATTCTTTTGCACGCAATTTTCTTGGTAAACACGCGCCTTTAAATTTCCGTTGAATTTCGTCACTGAAACAAATTCGTCCGCTATTCGCCTGCAACACGTCCGCTCGCTGTAAAGGTTCGTCGTAGACTAAACTGTTAAGCAGCTGTTAAGTTGGCTGCATGCCGCCACGCAAAATGCACGCTGTTAAGTTTAACAGGCGCATGCATGTTCGCTTACAACCGCAACCGTTGACGAACGAACAACTTGACGAAGCAACACATAACAGCACAACGAACAATTCgttgaattcaaattttcttATCACTGTTAATAGTTGTGTTTTAGAAGTGCTGCAACTCAGATAATGATAAGCAAACACTTAATTAATCAAACGCCAATTGACGTGAGATGTAAATGAAGCAACAAACTACAAACGTTGTAGTGGAGAGGTGGCAAGGCGtcaattttcaaatgtttgatAAGTAGTTGATTTATAGATAACATTTGAATAATGAACAAATGAACAATTGCGTAATTAGAATAATTTGTTATGGATATTTATTAAGTTATCATATAGAGTGACCATCGAAAGCTCTGATAATCTATCACATTCAGATAATCAAGaatagatatgtatgtataagcaGTAAGTTACTAAAGTctaatattatagaaaattattataatgaatatttagtGTACGTTTTCTTACTATTAAGAGTGCCGAATATCCCAACAAACCAGTGTTGCCATTTTAGCCTATTTCAGGCTAGATCTAgcctatttttaaatgatctagcctataaaatttgtaaatagcCTATAGCCATAAATCTAgcctatttttaaaaataatttagcatattttttaatgtatttgtgaccaacgaaaaattttaattttggtgtTCAATGTTTTGCTGGTTCTTTTTTGCCGATTCTTACGTGAACTTAATTCATATGATCGTGCTTTCTGATCGATAGACTTTTTGGATGGTGCGATATGTTATCGCATTATGTTATGTGATGAAGAGCAAGAACCGGAAATAAGGCAGGTTTGCGTTAATTTTGTGAAACGATTAATAATGCAACTCCGTGAAAGGTACGAATAAGCTGCAGTTGATTAGATTATcactatatttataatacactTTTCCATTTTAGACTTCCTGAcaacttcaatattttaaagaagGTCAATATGTTTGCAGTAGATAATATACTGCGAccccacaaaaatatatttgatttcataaatatttttgaatattttaaaataactgaTATCGGTAAATTAAAATCTCAATTGGACAAAATTCACCTGATAAAATGGGAAAAAACAGAAGAATCGATGCAATTTTGGGCAGAGGTGCTAGCGTATAGAGACGCAGAAAACAACAACCCCTTTAAGGCGCTTGCATTATTTGCCATCCAGTTGTTTTCCCTGCCATGGTCCAATGCAGAGGTGGAACGAGTGTTCAGCCAAATGAACATATTGAAGTCAAAATTGCCCAATAAAATGGCATTAAAAAGCTTGAATGTAATATTGAGCATAaggtttgtttttaaattgtgtcaaacttatttatattttaataataatatatttcaatgttACAGATATGGGTTACGAAGACACAATGAATGCTGTCATACCTATTCGTTGCCACAAAAGTATCTTGcccaaattaaaaacaaagacaaatatttgaatgacGGGGAGAACGACGATATTGAAAGTTTGTTAACgtgtttaatataataaaaacatgaaaattactttaatttggcGATATTATTGGATTTTAATATATAGCTCATTTTTCAGCATATTTTTCTGAATTTTAGCCTATTCTAGCCTATTTTTACCCAAAATCTAGCCTATTTGCGAGCTCAATACCTGGCAACACTGCAACAAACATAATGTACAAATGCTTGGTACAAATGTACCGAATGTTGGAACTCAACTAGACCGCGAGCTGTTAACATTGACATGTTGAGTTGTGCCGCCGCTCGAACATGTTCGATTGCGTTGTGTGCGCTGCAACCGAATTTGTTGCGCGCGCCAAGAATCttaacataaatttgttgttgctgctactgcagcGTTTGatgcattgttattgttgtaaacCGAAATTCGTTGAAATTTGGAAATTGATCGTGAATCGTGTGCGATGACAAGAAATGTTAACGTTTGCATTTTGTAGGCCACAACGCGacacttgttttttattttcgggaCAATTACCTGTGCCAGATAAAAGGGCAGCAGTAGagagacatagagagagagagaatgagagaacTGATAAGAAGCGGGAAACGAAGTCAATCGTCAGAGTGTTAtcgatacaaatacaaatataaacaaattgatgCATGCCGTGTATTCGTGTTGAACTGCAGGTAAAGCAGAAAGCCATGAGTTTGCCCAGCTAAGTTAATCATAGCCAACAGgtaacaacggcaacaacaacaacaggtaACTGATAAGGCAAGAATCCATCCATATGGCCGAAGAGGTGTCagatcaacagcaacagca
This window of the Drosophila albomicans strain 15112-1751.03 chromosome 2L, ASM965048v2, whole genome shotgun sequence genome carries:
- the LOC117563330 gene encoding E3 ubiquitin-protein ligase TRIM9 isoform X4, producing MEDELRCPTCKQLYANPVLLPCFHALCLGCALDIQTPYTPGGPAGTANGGVAPGGVSAVNGQQGTGVGGGPGGAAGGGAPGTRHSSHSSAASTASSATGSESVTSDQDQSDKVSIFSEADSGVVCCSNTSRPVSYAGTGQLQGLLQGSVVAPPGAAYCLTCPLCRKLVFFDDGGVRNLPTYRAMEAIVDRFCAREALRCQMCETDPKVASLICEQCEIRYCDQCRELCHPARGPLAKHTLVKPRGAAQARESVCGEHEETLSQYCLNCKMPACGQCIGEQRHQTHDVQSINVTCKAQKVWKSAMSCTSFYFDCIKRKSSLPLAFCLCVFLFMEMRIKSVEKYYIIRLSATCRSSSKNSKCATTVTTTKNEINEKIN
- the LOC117565073 gene encoding uncharacterized protein LOC117565073, which translates into the protein MLCDEEQEPEIRQVCVNFVKRLIMQLRERLPDNFNILKKVNMFAVDNILRPHKNIFDFINIFEYFKITDIGKLKSQLDKIHLIKWEKTEESMQFWAEVLAYRDAENNNPFKALALFAIQLFSLPWSNAEVERVFSQMNILKSKLPNKMALKSLNVILSIRYGLRRHNECCHTYSLPQKYLAQIKNKDKYLNDGENDDIESLLTCLI